A region of bacterium DNA encodes the following proteins:
- a CDS encoding NAD(P)-dependent oxidoreductase, whose product MGSEQVGVVGLGNIGGAVARNLLADGYAVTVYDAVPERVTALVAEGAQGATDVAAVGRASAFTFVSVPTPAVMEEVATAWLAAAAPAAVLIDLTTNAPATVRAVGERIAAAGRHLLEAPLTGGAPGAQARMLVFMVGGEAAAYARAKPLLDRLGRASFHLGGLGLGNTAKLVNSLLAFTATVASLEVLGVAVRAGIDLRAMIDVVRAGGAGNIFTDRMVEGINERGRPTMFALALAAKDAGLLVELAREQAVPVPIAAQVAQTLVAAVGAGLGERDFTDLVELVERQSGVRFSLAPPRT is encoded by the coding sequence GTGGGCAGCGAGCAGGTCGGCGTCGTCGGGCTCGGCAACATCGGCGGCGCCGTCGCGCGGAATCTCCTCGCGGACGGCTACGCAGTCACGGTGTACGATGCCGTTCCCGAGCGCGTGACCGCGCTGGTCGCCGAGGGGGCACAGGGGGCGACGGACGTCGCCGCAGTGGGGCGCGCGAGCGCCTTCACGTTCGTCTCCGTCCCGACGCCGGCCGTCATGGAGGAGGTCGCGACCGCGTGGCTCGCGGCCGCCGCGCCCGCCGCCGTCCTGATCGACCTCACGACGAACGCACCCGCCACCGTGCGGGCCGTGGGCGAACGGATCGCCGCCGCCGGCCGCCACCTCCTCGAGGCGCCGCTCACCGGTGGTGCGCCGGGCGCGCAGGCGCGGATGCTGGTCTTCATGGTGGGCGGGGAGGCGGCGGCGTACGCGCGCGCGAAGCCGCTTCTCGACCGCCTCGGGCGGGCGAGCTTCCACCTGGGCGGGCTCGGGCTCGGCAACACGGCGAAGCTCGTGAACAGCCTGCTCGCCTTCACGGCCACCGTCGCGTCGCTCGAGGTGCTCGGCGTCGCGGTGCGGGCCGGCATCGATCTGCGCGCGATGATCGACGTCGTGCGCGCCGGCGGCGCCGGCAACATCTTCACCGACCGTATGGTCGAGGGCATCAACGAGCGCGGGCGGCCGACGATGTTCGCGCTCGCGCTCGCGGCCAAGGATGCCGGGCTGCTCGTCGAGCTCGCGCGCGAGCAGGCGGTGCCGGTGCCGATCGCGGCCCAGGTCGCGCAGACGCTCGTCGCCGCCGTGGGCGCGGGGCTCGGCGAGCGCGACTTCACCGACCTCGTCGAGCTCGTCGAGCGACAGTCGGGCGTGCGCTTCTCGCTGGCGCCGCCCCGCACCTGA